Sequence from the Ascaphus truei isolate aAscTru1 chromosome 3, aAscTru1.hap1, whole genome shotgun sequence genome:
ttgccgatgtttgcgcagagagagcgctgtctctctctctgctgcaaacacatttcggcagaaacggcctatcgctaggctatcgggagccaggctcttttatcaccggctcattggcgttttgctttcgcagagattcggcagggatcggcatggattcggcccttactgaatactgcgaggtcaaatcgccaaaatcatgcctatcggcaacacttgccgaaagcattttttcggcgcttagtgcatgaggccctatgtcattTATTAGCACCATTACTCCCATAACTTTGAAAATTGTTTAGCATAGTTGCACGTGCAATTGCAACCACGGCTAAAGATACTTTGTATGATAATACATAATCCCCAAATGGATTAACTCAATAACGACATTGTGGACCAAAACCAGGGCATTTTCACCCTGCACCTACAGATGTTGTGGCTGTGGAGAAAAATGCAGTGACCCGCGGCCCAAACATGGCCCCTCCGATGCAACATGGAcagttagggcctcatgcagtaagcgtcgattaagtgaaatcggcaagtttaccgattagtcatgttaatggcgatttttcctctccgtatgcagtaagtgccgaatacattcaaaatgaacccgaaaacaaatccgcccactctcacgatgattatccgatcacacacaggtgtatcggcgtgcgtggcggggtgctaataggttgcccaatcacaaatcttgctgaatcaggcgaaacaagcatgtattggattgcgcgccatatttaaaggcaacgtgtactgctaatcattctctgtgttgttgggagtgagagagagagagacgcacagagctggctgattgaacatttgcatattgacggagagacttgttgtgtattgggtgagctttgtccattgttgttttgtttacatctttgtcttgttttatatgtggaagtgtttcgtgtgattggctgtacattagttgtctgttttttgtgactgctggaagtatgcccgcaaagcgtgggaagagtgatgctggtgggagtgggagtgctactcgtgcgagtacgcgtcggagtgaacgtactgttcaggggagtgatgttgctggtgcaccgagtggtgttgctgggagtgggagtgctggtgctgggagtgggagtgctgttgctgggagtgggagtgctgttgctgggagtgggagtgctgttgctaggagtgggagtgctggtgctaggagtgggagtgctggtgctaggagtgggagtgctggtgctgtgagtgctgctggtggcgcagttgctgatggggtggatggtggtggcgtgcttgctggtgggcagcttttggaggctcttccattggaagaaggagagtccagtcagcaccagccaagctctgaccctaaacctgctcggaaagaaacgtgtggagaagccacgtaatcctcgcttcaatgaccaggaaaatacagctcttgtcactggcattctggagcactatgacagtatatatggacatttactaggtaagtgtacctttacatttattattcaaatacatgtgatcctaggtcatctgagttttgttcatatgcaaatatgggttcagaatatctttctatgttaattagtctggaaacacagctttttatcatgccttacaaggacaactaaacacaggcggtcaatttgccataactgcatacaatatgaatgcaaccttgcttacatgtataggtttagtagtgaatgctcatgtgcttcacatattacacataaaacagcatgtttgctatctcttggaacagctagcagtgtaggaaactggtgcttctattattaatcatttacctcatatattttatatgtttttcaagggcggacaagttcagcaagcagaaaagaaatgtgggacacaatagtcattggtgtcaatgcgtgtgggaatcatgtgagggacaagcggaattgtcacaagagatttgatgatattaggtccaaattgaaaaagaaaatacaacaccaacgcgtgcatgctactggcactggaggtgggccgacaccacaacgtctcatattaagtccattggaggagctgcttcgggcaaaattacttcccgtcgtcgtggaaggcttacctggtgaccgtgatataggaatttacccctcacaatttccaccagctgagaaatattactgtactaggcgtgtcgttgcttacagttattttgcatagttacactgctttttatactgtcttcacaatataagcatacctgcatctatatatgtatatgtctgattctgtatatatatatatatctcaaaatagacatatatgttgtagtcctactaaaagcagtaactaatatagcacgtgccattgcgtgctcatttacatgtgaattcccaaaatgcattgctgcagtggaagcaattgatggtgggcgaagatggggaacaacagggtagtacacatgtgtaacacatgttattgagaaattattactagctacaggtacagaacagaaatatgtataatattattgtgtattttatttattttactccgacaaacatgacattactgcctattttaagcatgcatcaaatatattgcatgcaacggcctacaaacatcacttgcactaacacatctatagttgtttatgaaaaggtccatttttgctttaagtcatatacagacagcataatgaggcacacgtatcatattttatgtcattgttttcataacttaaaaactgcacacgactatttagctcatctaccattgtgttaaagcagctgcaattaatatctcatcacagcatacacttcaacagagggggtggggttcagcacacacactaattacagcctcattttagggtcaacttagttcacaccattttcacctgtttcaagtaattgaaaggtgtggctgattaggctttttggggaagtgaataccgttcttacaacctgactagcacaactgaagttaatcacactcatttgaaagcttcactttagctactaaatgccccaacaactcattacttatcaaagcgtacgtcacacattagttcactcatatctatagttgaactactatcaacgacacattatcacacacagcatgtgttgtcttgttgagtcacagccacattcaggtgtgccacatcttatattaatgtaccacacatatcctctaccaaaaacaacactttttgcaatatgaccaccttcatgataaccattgtgaatggtcatctcatgatagttatgtacattatgatactgatatcactacacaacatatgatttttatgtacaaattttatctatttatcctcacgcattactgcaggaacatagtatgttttatcttagggaactcaaaagttctaagtacacaggcatgtacattgttattacaactatttatgttcactttcacacacacattttgggttaaggaaatgatgctgttaggtactcataaatacagaacatacaataactgtttgttcaatatttacacatgtaaatgtaaaacttatgttattgttatatatagttgcccctgaaggacatgtgtcacctgagactgaacaagtgtcttcacctgggtcagccagctcaacacacctagaaggtgagtgtatcagttggtggccatataatatgtgctcttctatatgttatgttgtcatgttcattatttgttttgcacatcttctttaaataggattacttaatgtcagtgaaaatgaagtgtaaggcaacttgtattgtgttagtgatgttaactatcatgtaggagttgtgagtttacagcaagttttcattcactcatatttcatactgagtccaaacattattcttaagtcaaggtagtttttaatgtgaggttataaaacgtatggaaacatgttagttgttacttatgacacagtacaattacatagtaacacagcagagattaacatgccatttaataatgtgtacatttatttgtagaacatgatgaagaggattttgatgatgatgatgatgatgatgatgatgatgatgatgatgatgatgatgatgccgccgccgccgccatagacacacaaatacaagcaagtgaccatgaagaggttccaattgaaactgttttaccgccaaaacgtccagcaaataccacatatgatgcaattgtagcttctgagggaaaaattgtggaagcagaaaatcgtcgccattctgacctgatgacagtgctggaaaggatgattgcactgcaggaagaaacagtttcacaattggcacatctccacagagtcttcattgaagtgcctaaacagttgcaaaaaatcaacacctcattcgaagcattagttgttcagcaaacacaagctaattactggagaatgactaatgtaccacaattcaacacctcccagccaggatctgttcatgcaggtcagttttcaccacattcatctgatattcattcaccaggcccaaatgttaccggtcaagtagcagacattgctgtgcaggttcctgatgacatcctaccgctgccatctgtacaaattcagcagcagacacctacaaaggaggcgacaaaaacaaaacaagacacacatgaaacagaccaaccatcacttgtgcagtgtctaccaacttgctcacatgtgtcagtgggcacaagccctgtccgtgaacagtcactacccaaaagccctgtaggtgagtcactggccaaaagccctgtaggtgaatcgctgcccaaaagccctgtaggtgaatcactgcccaaaagccctgtaggtgagtcactggccacaagccctgtaggtgagtcactggccacaagccccgtaggtgaacagtcactggccacaagccctgcccgtgaagtgccagaggccactcaaagtggctctgttgtgcctaaagttggtggcaaaagaaaaaggaaaattcaagagacaacaagcaggcctgttactcgctcgcaaaaggaacaaaaaaaataaatgttataattcagaaaagatgtctttggccttgttttgttgacttcagattatctaattactattgtatgtatgctgaagactgtgttgtttccaaactttcaagtatgttcttgtacacgtgaagttttggaaatgttaacactcctaattaatgaatagtgttataaatatttatgttttaatcgtctgttcagtaatggtccaccaggagccagttgctaagtttagagaagctgccattgactttgcagcaaaacattgcatttgggtgtgttaattgatgtaatcattgcatgtgcatattattttcatgcaattataaaagcacctatttaactgcaaacatctttcttgtacgtgtacagcaggattttgtgttaaatattacttacctttggtggccattgtaatgttgtcctttaatcatttatgtgttcttgtttcaagaacatctctgaattgatactaatatatatgtagtatgtattgatatatgcacacacacacacacagacacacactgtgtgtgtgtgtgtgtgtatatatagtactatctaaactggtatagatgtatttacaaaaaacatacacttcatgcttccttgtgaaaacacactattttaataatacaggcctaatgtttgacaactatactaagtgtgagcctctaacattattgggtgcaaacaaatgtttattacttaattcactcatgtttatcaccatttaaataggtttcatacaaggcctacttactgccatcaatatgttgtgtgtactcctgcaatataaaaaaaataactatatatatatataaaaataactatatatatatatatatatatttataaataactatatatatttatatatataaaaataactatatatatatatatatatatatatatatatatatatatatatatatatatacatatatatacacacacacacacacacacacacacactatacatatagtacaatatacactttatatatatatatatatttttatgagagagatatatttatatatatatagatacacacgtatttaaactcatgcagacaggtagttaaccagaatttcaaatacacacagaaatgtatgtgggaaaaaaacatttcattttgcagttgtgtgtatttactgatatggctgtctaagcactattttcacacagtgctctttgttatttttatagaaaactcaatgttactgaaataagtgtaggaatgttttcacaaatgagataaaaaaatgatacatgtttttcccacattcgcctatcactaaccacaaaacttaaaccaattaaaaggacacatccaattggcgtttgaaataaggagtaaaagtagttacttttgttgaccttgaaaacgaaacacaggaatttgttagccattgagcagaatcattttgatgagcaaagaagacagaactgcacacatcttttgtgctactctgacatggctgatgaattcgttaacaatatgaatcccctcttaggttataagtacatggtttcagaagcaattttaaacagtcgcggacacaaagcaagcacacgccaaatctatgatttgattcaagctaaatatccttattaccaagaccgtaggcatgcgcggaattttaattcctcaataagattcactttatcaactaatgacttttttgaacgtgtgcaggataagctagaacacacctatggtttctggaagattgcaaaggaaaagcattttaccctgaaagagggcacatatattgttgtgaaaggcatatttattcctaatgccaatagcaatggatccgctactactgttccgtgtgaatcgatacctgctgcaatatctgcaccctccattcctgaaacccacattgtacaacaacaaaactactatgattatgtaccaagcctttcagctgaaaatgcattggaatgggaaccagaagaaatgaacctacctcccgaccaattgtttgaagaaagcagtggcgattcctatgagcgcttcatggaggagatgtgtgtcatactggattcagcgggtgggtcaagcgtggatgaaaatgccttgcatttcttgagcgaccagttgcagccagacgaacagttaattctagaagaatggtaaatataacaaccgttatgcgttgactgtgcgtttaaatgttttttttttttttttttttttaaccaccattttccctttcaatgcgtggatacagcgtaacattgcagactgcataacatgtagcgatcacaaagaaattgttgccgaatacaatatagtataacctgaaagagtagtacacattgctgacggaataaatatacgtactttcctatccctttaaccatattagcaatattttaacataactctaacacatacctgttttgttatcatgcaacatttaaaagcgggtccaccacgtatgacgtgggacccttgtcatgggccaaggcgtccttaaaaaggattacggatgtaagtcccgcccccaagcgacgtgcgcgcctcaaagcctattggctgtcatgttttgttatagtaacggtaactgcagtgtgtcatgtgtgcggctcagtgtttgtaggcgccaactgggcgttagctgaatgttaattgagtgggaggagtgttagcgtgcgtttcacgctggtttaacatgacgtcacacgtattgcatttgcgcattgtgttatcggccgtcctttctgtccaaacacgtctgtttaaaaagaatacagatgtactcgtttagaacgaatgtagtttcgtattcattgtatttgaaataaagattttatgtttaattgtattttcaagatgtattgaacgcacaacgtatgctttgttttgcgcatgcgctaacagttagtgcagccaagcctgaagtgcgtgcgcacactaagatgtgcgcgcacatttttcagtatacaggcaacgttcacatcatatacatagttatgcctgctacaaatttaaagaaacattacatactgatgtacacttgtacttctaacatataagtgagtgacgtgtgtatgtacacaatcatatagagctgtgtaatgcgttgtcacggatacatatatagtaaggtgccatatttgaccatcatgtgtttgctgtatttcagagatgtcggggaagatacaatcggatcaatgtatgatttcagaagagtctacctttatatgagatgattgtgaggaggagccaccgactactatactacatatggaactaattttatattgcttgcagcgcttattaacaaacaattaaaaatgtgatacccttatgcctatattgcataagcacttaattaacataatgatgttgcaaaatagtgcctcatgaatttttattaagtgttctttaatgactactatcattttatggcatggtgtgttttatatataacaaccattcccactctgctaacacatttgtgaattctattgtgtaatggaacgtatgactgtcgaaactatgtaacaataataataataataataattataatatgagcatgttcatgtatagcgctgctagttgtacacagcgctttacagacacatttttcaggctgaggtccctggcccgtggaacttacaatttattttttgccgcctgaggcacagggagataaagtgacttgcccaaggtcacaaggagccgacaccgggaattgaaccaga
This genomic interval carries:
- the LOC142490654 gene encoding uncharacterized protein LOC142490654 — its product is MGVPDIARYYQAAQLKPVVEWNSDPDQLCWLKIESQYARAPSLQASRWALGRYDKGTSKFELGTMGHTMEIWQKSKNKFKLSNAASQLTPLYNNPEFPPGCETKQFDQYAKTGIEMVCDLLCDKKPLNFQELRIKFKAPTLDTFKFLQIRHFLQKLSPALEFPPLTQFERLCQESAHQKGLISQIYGILEKHASPDTHDYMHKWAAELNINIDNEDWEEIWDAASGTSVCTSIKENIYKIMFHCSTMLSGALLEENLPSHDTNVAPEGHVSPETEQVSSPGSASSTHLEEHDEEDFDDDDDDDDDDDDDDDDDAAAAAIDTQIQASDHEEVPIETVLPPKRPANTTYDAIVASEGKIVEAENRRHSDLMTVLERMIALQEETVSQLAHLHRVFIEVPKQLQKINTSFEALVVQQTQANYWRMTNVPQFNTSQPGSVHAGQFSPHSSDIHSPGPNVTGQVADIAVQVPDDILPLPSVQIQQQTPTKEATKTKQDTHETDQPSLVQCLPTCSHVSVGTSPVREQSLPKSPVGESLAKSPVGESLPKSPVGESLPKSPVGESLATSPVGESLATSPVGEQSLATSPAREVPEATQSGSVVPKVGGKRKRKIQETTSRPVTRSQKEQKK